From Drosophila yakuba strain Tai18E2 chromosome 2L, Prin_Dyak_Tai18E2_2.1, whole genome shotgun sequence, one genomic window encodes:
- the LOC6528375 gene encoding protein late bloomer produces MNGCYNTIKYTGLFSNLLYMLLGIGVMAGAGLGLQMAEPNTPEHTYFVKSLVLGGTICMIVIFGCYGMVANLLCVNLIFTMFILIALAAEYLQLHHYHSPSLRSSGGAWQQLELAWHNLDSEPERMHQYEVSHHCCGYNGADDYKRLHLLVPASCYQATGNDTAQQIYPSSCLETLNRSQRYIQQRDKLYMWAIVGLEIFILLQTVALSVLLFRLRQRERIARRQVPPGVRREPRSNHVSASRAHLLHDA; encoded by the exons ATGAACGGCTGCTATAACACAATAAAATACACGGGCCTGTTCTCCAATCTACTCTATATG CTACTGGGCATAGGAGTGATGGCTGGAGCAGGACTAGGACTGCAGATGGCTGAGCCCAACACGCCGGAGCACACGTATTTTGTCAAGAGTTTGGTATTGGGTGGCACCATTTGTATGATCGTGATCTTCGGATGCTATGGCATGGTCGCCAACTTGCTTTGTGTCAATTTGATT TTCACCATGTTCATACTGATTGCCCTGGCAGCGGAGTACCTTCAGCTGCACCACTATCACAGTCCGTCCCTAAGGAGCTCTGGTGGCGCCTGGCAGCAGCTGGAACTGGCTTGGCATAATCTGGACAGCGAACCCGAGCGTATGCATCAGTACGAGGTCTCCCATCACTGCTGCGGCTACAACGGTGCCGACGATTACAAGCGCCTGCATCTGCTGGTGCCAGCGAGTTGTTATCAGGCCACTGGTAATGACACCGCCCAGCAGATCTATCCAAGCAGCTGTCTAGAGACGCTGAACCGTAGTCAGCGGTACATCCAGCAGCGCGATAAGCTCTACATGTGGGCCATCGTTGGCCTTGAG ATCTTCATACTGCTGCAAACTGTGGCGTTGAGTGTGCTGCTCTTCAGGCTGCGACAGCGAGAGCGCATCGCACGAAGACAGGTGCCGCCAGGTGTGCGCCGGGAACCGCGCTCCAACCATGTGTCCGCCTCTC